A single region of the Pseudomonas sp. B21-023 genome encodes:
- a CDS encoding methyltransferase: MNAQKPVTIYEHADEVSSLQGVVDLVKLSDQYRQSAILHSALAQRVFDHTRQPVGAEALSDALGWVPNKGRIFLNALVAMGLLKRTAQGFENLPLSQRFLVSDSAEFIGPIIDHQRLQWHNWPRLDEVLRSRDSLDFQQENRFKHDLAARDAFNDAMVRFSQPMVDVLRDLPLFDKARRVIDLAGGHGTYLAEIASRHPQVKGEVWDLEPTREAAAATFAKYRLDERLGFHARNLLDLAQYQGERADVVMLNDCLHYFTREQVRTLIAGAAGMVEGDGALLVLSMALEDDEIHPALSADFSLHMMLNTVNGELHPSRYLIDSMAAAGLTVEQEPIGRYTLLIGRRAA, encoded by the coding sequence ATGAATGCCCAGAAACCCGTGACCATCTATGAACACGCCGATGAAGTGAGCAGCCTGCAGGGCGTGGTCGACCTGGTGAAGCTCTCCGACCAGTACCGCCAGTCCGCCATCCTGCATTCGGCGCTGGCCCAGCGCGTGTTCGACCACACCCGCCAGCCAGTCGGTGCCGAGGCATTGAGCGATGCGCTGGGTTGGGTGCCGAACAAGGGCCGTATCTTCCTCAACGCGCTGGTGGCCATGGGCCTGCTCAAGCGCACCGCACAAGGCTTCGAGAACCTGCCGCTGAGCCAGCGTTTCCTGGTTAGCGACAGCGCCGAGTTCATCGGCCCGATCATCGACCATCAGCGCCTGCAGTGGCACAACTGGCCACGCCTGGACGAAGTCCTGCGCAGCCGCGATTCGCTGGACTTCCAGCAGGAAAATCGCTTCAAGCACGACCTGGCGGCCCGCGATGCCTTCAACGACGCCATGGTCCGTTTCAGCCAGCCGATGGTGGACGTGCTGCGTGACCTGCCGCTGTTCGACAAGGCCCGTCGGGTGATCGACCTCGCCGGCGGCCACGGCACCTACCTGGCCGAGATCGCCAGCCGCCATCCGCAGGTCAAAGGGGAGGTCTGGGACCTGGAGCCCACCCGCGAGGCGGCCGCGGCCACCTTCGCCAAGTACCGACTCGACGAGCGCCTGGGTTTCCATGCCCGCAACCTGCTGGACCTGGCCCAGTACCAGGGCGAGCGCGCCGATGTGGTGATGCTCAACGACTGTCTGCACTACTTCACCCGCGAGCAGGTGCGCACCCTGATCGCTGGCGCCGCTGGCATGGTCGAGGGCGACGGCGCGCTGCTGGTGCTGAGCATGGCCCTGGAAGACGATGAGATTCATCCGGCCCTGTCGGCCGACTTCTCCCTGCACATGATGCTCAACACGGTCAACGGTGAACTGCACCCCAGCCGTTACCTGATCGACAGCATGGCAGCGGCGGGGCTCACGGTGGAGCAGGAACCGATCGGCCGCTACACCCTGCTGATCGGGCGGAGGGCTGCCTGA
- a CDS encoding WD40 repeat domain-containing protein produces MKHIGPISGIAAHAAHFVATAGYDNQVILWNAATGEPIHRVHHDHLANQCAFSSDGKHLVSASSDYTARIWEVPSMRLKAVLQGHNDDVEMAVFSPDSQRVATCSRDHVLRIFDLDGVQLQAFHGHQADVISVVWSPDGQRLISSSDDGTVRQWDTHSGQQCDEVDIGGVETDTIAITREGVVFAGDDEGRISIIADGQVQTVPAHAAGIKRIVWNDDKRLLVSLSYDRSAILWTFDAGRNLVKRRSTALPSIVWPRSCAFVGDEQLVFATFGSRYATWNYEQDQWQVSGIEPAVSINAVVRSEERQYSIGDAGILHRDDQPVTCVGSLCNFLLPFGPLLLTGGQMGQVFDGLSGRMLYQHRSPLNCGATFVKQGEDLALIGTYTGEGLVFGHDGKGGLRLVASIPMHDNAIKGVAADERHLFSVCASADAALHSIADFSCVRHIEAAHTRISNGCCPITGGFASIGRDLKLRLWLETGDEVFDSPHQHSIKCIAASSDGRVIATAAYNGTVALFDLASRRWLPVQRPTASGISCLTHDAASDAFLASSYDGRIYGIDARLAS; encoded by the coding sequence ATGAAACACATTGGCCCTATCAGCGGTATCGCCGCCCATGCCGCGCACTTCGTCGCCACCGCAGGCTACGACAATCAGGTGATCCTGTGGAACGCCGCCACCGGCGAGCCGATCCACCGTGTGCACCATGACCACCTGGCCAACCAGTGCGCCTTCAGCAGCGACGGCAAGCACCTGGTCAGCGCCAGCAGCGACTACACCGCGCGTATCTGGGAAGTGCCGAGCATGCGCCTGAAGGCCGTGTTGCAGGGGCACAACGACGACGTCGAGATGGCGGTGTTCTCGCCTGACAGCCAGCGTGTGGCGACCTGCTCGCGTGACCACGTGCTGCGCATCTTCGACCTCGATGGCGTGCAGCTGCAGGCATTCCATGGCCACCAGGCCGACGTGATCTCGGTGGTCTGGTCGCCGGATGGCCAGCGCCTGATCTCCAGCAGCGATGACGGCACCGTGCGCCAGTGGGACACCCACAGCGGCCAGCAATGCGACGAGGTGGACATCGGCGGCGTGGAAACCGATACCATCGCCATCACCCGCGAAGGCGTGGTGTTCGCCGGCGATGACGAGGGGCGCATCTCGATCATCGCCGACGGCCAGGTGCAGACCGTGCCGGCCCATGCCGCAGGGATCAAGCGCATTGTCTGGAACGACGACAAACGCCTGCTGGTGAGCCTGAGCTACGATCGCTCGGCGATACTCTGGACCTTCGACGCCGGGCGCAACCTGGTCAAGCGCCGCAGCACCGCGCTGCCGAGCATCGTCTGGCCACGCAGCTGCGCCTTCGTCGGCGACGAGCAACTGGTGTTCGCCACCTTCGGCTCGCGCTACGCCACCTGGAACTACGAGCAGGACCAGTGGCAGGTATCGGGCATCGAGCCGGCGGTGAGCATCAATGCCGTGGTGCGCAGCGAAGAGCGCCAGTACAGCATCGGCGACGCCGGTATCCTGCACCGTGACGACCAGCCGGTGACCTGTGTCGGCAGCCTGTGCAACTTCCTCCTGCCGTTCGGGCCGCTGCTGCTGACCGGTGGTCAGATGGGCCAGGTGTTCGATGGCCTGTCCGGGCGCATGCTCTACCAGCACCGTTCGCCGCTCAACTGTGGCGCCACCTTCGTCAAGCAGGGCGAGGACCTGGCGCTGATCGGCACCTACACCGGCGAAGGCCTGGTGTTCGGCCATGACGGCAAGGGCGGCCTGCGCCTGGTGGCGTCGATCCCCATGCACGACAACGCGATCAAGGGCGTGGCCGCCGACGAGCGTCACCTGTTCAGCGTCTGCGCCTCGGCCGACGCCGCGTTGCACAGCATCGCCGACTTCAGCTGCGTGCGGCACATCGAGGCGGCGCACACCCGCATTTCCAACGGCTGCTGCCCGATCACCGGCGGTTTCGCCAGCATCGGCCGCGACCTCAAGTTGCGCCTGTGGCTGGAGACCGGCGACGAGGTGTTCGATTCGCCGCACCAGCACTCGATCAAATGCATCGCTGCCTCCAGCGATGGCCGGGTGATCGCCACCGCCGCCTACAACGGTACCGTGGCGCTGTTCGACCTGGCCTCGCGGCGCTGGCTGCCGGTGCAGCGACCCACCGCCAGCGGCATTTCCTGCCTGACCCATGACGCGGCCAGCGATGCGTTCCTGGCCAGTTCCTATGACGGGCGCATCTACGGCATCGACGCCCGCCTGGCATCCTGA
- a CDS encoding trans-aconitate 2-methyltransferase encodes MKESKEVYERISEQFEDFTSHASQRGVEVDTFRYMAGEVIGEEILDLACGHGFFSRRLKDWGAARVHGVDISPSMIYQARQANDGIAYEVRDVAQMGRIGQYDKVTAAWLFNYASSVEELRRMFESVALNLKPFGQLIAYTANPSFNLARGNFTEYGIHVLDEQPVEGGFRCQGQFMSTPPADFTYYRWHKAVYEQAAHDVGLRNVRWIAPLISGIRKKAHPPGYWDLFEQNSLQVGLICSR; translated from the coding sequence ATGAAGGAATCCAAGGAAGTCTACGAGCGCATCAGCGAGCAGTTCGAAGACTTCACCAGCCACGCCAGCCAGCGCGGGGTCGAGGTCGACACCTTTCGCTACATGGCCGGCGAAGTGATCGGCGAGGAGATCCTCGACCTGGCCTGCGGCCATGGTTTCTTCAGCCGCCGCCTGAAGGACTGGGGCGCGGCGCGGGTGCATGGGGTGGACATCTCGCCGAGCATGATCTATCAGGCGCGCCAGGCCAACGACGGCATCGCCTACGAAGTGCGCGACGTGGCGCAGATGGGCCGCATCGGCCAGTACGACAAGGTCACCGCCGCCTGGTTGTTCAACTACGCCAGCAGCGTCGAGGAGCTGCGTCGCATGTTCGAAAGCGTCGCCCTCAACCTCAAGCCGTTCGGTCAGCTGATTGCCTACACTGCCAATCCGTCCTTCAACCTGGCCCGCGGCAACTTCACCGAGTACGGCATCCACGTACTGGACGAACAGCCGGTCGAAGGTGGCTTCCGCTGCCAGGGACAGTTCATGAGCACGCCGCCGGCGGATTTTACTTACTACCGCTGGCACAAGGCTGTCTACGAGCAAGCCGCCCATGACGTGGGGCTGCGCAATGTGCGCTGGATCGCCCCGCTGATCAGCGGCATCCGCAAGAAGGCGCATCCGCCGGGGTATTGGGACCTGTTCGAGCAGAACAGCCTGCAGGTCGGATTGATCTGCAGCCGCTGA
- the ribD gene encoding bifunctional diaminohydroxyphosphoribosylaminopyrimidine deaminase/5-amino-6-(5-phosphoribosylamino)uracil reductase RibD, whose amino-acid sequence MSALDRHYLDMALALASQGLYSTMPNPRVGCVIVNDGQVVGRGWHQRAGHAHAEVHALQEAGPAARGATAYVTLEPCGHHGRTPPCADALVAAGVRRVVTASADASQSIGAVRLREAGIAVEAMPCPTARALNRGFFSRIERQRPWVRVLRPAALAIGAMGEGAMLSHCDEQAPLEHWRGRASALLTTCDWVKACDPSLLAQVPAQRVEPVTPLRVVVDQGLDCPASAKVLDGLAPTLVLHAAQATRDGRYARARCQVIEDVDARRVLQALYELDCNEVQVEAQPAWCEALARQGLVDEWLVQV is encoded by the coding sequence GTGAGTGCGCTCGACCGCCATTACCTGGACATGGCCCTGGCGCTTGCCAGCCAGGGCCTGTACAGCACCATGCCCAACCCGCGCGTCGGCTGCGTGATCGTCAACGATGGCCAGGTGGTGGGGCGCGGCTGGCACCAGCGCGCCGGCCACGCCCATGCCGAGGTACACGCCTTGCAGGAGGCAGGCCCGGCGGCGCGGGGGGCCACCGCCTATGTGACGCTCGAACCTTGTGGTCACCATGGGCGCACCCCGCCGTGTGCCGATGCCCTGGTGGCCGCCGGGGTGCGCCGGGTGGTCACGGCCAGTGCCGATGCGTCGCAGAGCATCGGTGCGGTTCGGCTGCGCGAAGCGGGCATCGCGGTCGAGGCCATGCCCTGTCCCACGGCGCGAGCACTCAATCGCGGGTTTTTCTCGCGCATCGAGCGCCAGCGCCCCTGGGTGCGGGTGTTGCGGCCGGCGGCGCTGGCCATCGGCGCGATGGGTGAGGGCGCGATGCTCAGCCATTGCGACGAGCAGGCGCCGCTGGAGCACTGGCGGGGCAGGGCGTCGGCGTTGTTGACCACCTGTGACTGGGTCAAGGCCTGCGACCCGTCGTTGCTGGCGCAGGTACCGGCACAGCGAGTCGAGCCGGTGACTCCGTTGCGGGTGGTGGTCGATCAGGGGCTCGATTGCCCTGCCTCGGCCAAGGTGCTGGATGGCCTTGCACCGACGCTGGTGCTGCATGCGGCGCAGGCGACACGTGACGGGCGCTATGCCCGAGCGCGCTGCCAGGTGATCGAGGATGTCGATGCGCGGCGGGTGTTGCAAGCGTTGTACGAGCTCGACTGCAATGAAGTCCAGGTCGAGGCGCAGCCGGCGTGGTGCGAGGCTCTGGCGCGCCAAGGGCTGGTGGATGAGTGGCTGGTACAGGTCTGA
- a CDS encoding metalloregulator ArsR/SmtB family transcription factor has protein sequence MTSTTVDSNCTADRILFLLKTRGPLKTADLAQLLAITFEAARQQVQKLQAAELISGISVPAQGAGRPSQKWALTATAQRRFPDSHSVLTLQLIESVEQVFGSDGVDRLISRMEDSNSREYQQACAGAESLEDKVRILVQLRERAGYMAEIQADGDNWLIVENHCPICIAATRCQGFCRSELQVFQAAIGEQGLVERCEHLISGDRRCVYRISPR, from the coding sequence ATGACCTCGACCACCGTAGATTCGAACTGCACCGCCGACCGCATCCTGTTCCTGCTCAAGACCCGCGGGCCGCTCAAGACCGCCGATCTTGCCCAATTGCTCGCCATCACCTTCGAAGCCGCCCGCCAGCAGGTGCAGAAACTGCAGGCGGCCGAGCTGATCAGCGGCATCAGCGTGCCGGCCCAGGGCGCCGGGCGGCCCTCGCAGAAATGGGCGTTGACCGCCACCGCCCAGCGCCGCTTCCCCGATTCCCACAGCGTGCTAACCCTGCAACTGATCGAGAGTGTCGAGCAGGTGTTCGGCAGCGATGGCGTCGACCGCCTGATCAGCCGCATGGAAGACAGCAACAGCCGCGAGTATCAGCAAGCTTGCGCAGGAGCCGAAAGCCTGGAAGACAAGGTGCGCATCCTTGTGCAATTGCGTGAACGCGCAGGCTACATGGCCGAGATCCAGGCCGACGGCGACAACTGGCTGATCGTCGAGAACCACTGCCCGATCTGCATTGCCGCCACCCGTTGCCAAGGGTTCTGCCGCAGCGAGCTGCAGGTGTTCCAGGCGGCAATCGGTGAGCAAGGGCTGGTGGAGCGCTGCGAGCACCTGAT
- a CDS encoding VOC family protein has product MLRLLALHAAPLGDAAAQALDSLGSAAAAAGFSLQVSQKPVGQGPVDAVCLLLDSATPATALNTLLSEAAGLCRNTALVLVRVQGTLAQLPSATGVIAQWQQASQGFLYPYPLDIASGQVPGVAIKDWLAGFAKFAAATKLWRSLDGLELDEAARARQRPEMNHVNILTRDLEASKAFYSDILGANYCYNLGPRKAVMELNGFDFFIEQSESFSYPAGYHIGIRALPEDVRRIADQVTAAGTIKLVKGNGPAPGYHHGPDNVRSAVYFEDPDGLVIEVYSAEVEMIESNPRLLLDRL; this is encoded by the coding sequence ATGTTGCGTCTATTGGCATTGCACGCCGCGCCGCTCGGTGACGCCGCTGCCCAGGCCCTGGACAGCCTGGGCAGCGCCGCGGCCGCAGCGGGTTTCAGCCTGCAGGTCAGCCAGAAGCCGGTCGGCCAGGGTCCGGTGGACGCGGTCTGCCTGTTGCTCGACAGCGCCACGCCCGCCACGGCGCTGAACACCCTGCTCAGTGAGGCCGCCGGGCTGTGCCGGAATACCGCGCTGGTGCTGGTGCGGGTGCAAGGCACGCTGGCGCAGCTGCCGTCCGCCACGGGGGTGATCGCCCAGTGGCAGCAGGCCAGCCAGGGCTTCCTCTACCCGTACCCGCTGGATATCGCCAGCGGGCAGGTACCCGGGGTGGCGATCAAGGACTGGCTGGCGGGCTTCGCCAAGTTCGCCGCGGCAACCAAACTGTGGCGTTCCCTCGACGGCCTGGAGCTGGACGAGGCGGCGCGGGCCAGGCAGCGTCCGGAAATGAACCACGTGAACATCCTGACCCGCGACCTGGAGGCGTCCAAGGCCTTCTACAGCGACATACTCGGCGCCAACTACTGCTACAACCTCGGCCCGCGCAAGGCAGTCATGGAGCTTAACGGCTTCGACTTCTTCATCGAACAGAGCGAGTCGTTCAGCTACCCGGCCGGCTACCACATCGGCATACGGGCACTACCCGAGGATGTAAGGCGCATTGCCGACCAGGTCACCGCCGCCGGCACCATCAAGCTGGTCAAGGGCAACGGCCCGGCACCGGGTTATCACCATGGGCCGGACAACGTGCGCAGCGCCGTCTACTTCGAAGACCCCGATGGGCTGGTGATCGAGGTGTACAGCGCCGAAGTGGAGATGATCGAAAGCAACCCGCGGTTGCTCCTCGACCGTCTCTGA
- the ribA gene encoding GTP cyclohydrolase II RibA has translation MNKDVSLHTIVPISILGGDVDAHFFGFHGFERDQEHFAVGIGRDQCDVPLVRVHSECITGDVFGSQRCDCGPQLQEALRTLKEVGGYLIYLRQEGRGIGLYSKFEAYLLQDSGLDTYEANLRLNHLADSRSFDPAVQILRALGVDQCRLLTNNPEKVAQLRAGGIDVIEQVPTGVFLTNHNRNYLQAKAVKSAHSIKL, from the coding sequence ATGAACAAGGATGTTTCGCTTCACACCATCGTGCCGATTTCCATCCTCGGCGGCGATGTCGATGCTCATTTCTTCGGCTTCCACGGCTTCGAGCGTGACCAGGAGCATTTCGCCGTGGGTATCGGGCGCGATCAGTGCGACGTGCCGCTGGTGCGGGTGCATTCCGAATGCATCACCGGCGATGTGTTCGGCTCGCAGCGCTGCGATTGCGGCCCGCAGCTGCAGGAGGCCCTGCGCACTCTCAAGGAGGTCGGCGGCTACCTGATCTACCTGCGCCAGGAAGGGCGCGGTATCGGCCTGTACTCGAAGTTCGAGGCCTATCTGCTGCAGGACTCGGGCCTGGACACCTACGAAGCCAACCTGCGCCTCAACCACCTGGCCGACTCACGCTCCTTCGACCCTGCCGTGCAGATCCTGCGCGCCCTGGGCGTGGACCAGTGCCGGCTGCTGACCAACAACCCGGAGAAGGTCGCCCAGTTACGCGCCGGCGGCATCGATGTGATCGAGCAGGTACCCACCGGGGTGTTCCTGACCAACCACAACCGCAACTACCTGCAGGCGAAGGCCGTCAAGTCCGCCCATTCGATCAAGCTCTGA
- a CDS encoding SUMF1/EgtB/PvdO family nonheme iron enzyme, protein MNSYKQWHWPRLPSPLPKDVSDRALMGYSEQYQEHPLQAKVGEAFADLLQAPLDVLLAILEQPRQPLARRIGAGEVLALRGDPRIDTFAPDMIDIPAARVHIGLDPGAVAQVMDQFDGLGLDRSWIEKETPRHAVELAAFRIARFPVTHQEYRQFLLDSGHAGIPDGWAFGRYPRHHANHPVYSVSASDADAYARWLSERTGRRFALPTEAQWEYAAAGAEGRQFPWGDAYQVEHANTAELGYLDSTPVGVFIDAASPFGVLDMAGNVEEYVAEDYQPYPGGPRIEDDLVLDVGTHRVARGGSFTRFRDLARTARRHGRYPRPIYVMGLRLVENHN, encoded by the coding sequence ATGAACAGCTACAAACAGTGGCATTGGCCACGGCTGCCCAGCCCGTTGCCCAAGGATGTCAGTGACCGGGCGTTGATGGGCTATTCCGAGCAGTACCAGGAGCATCCCCTGCAGGCCAAGGTCGGCGAAGCGTTCGCCGATCTGCTCCAGGCTCCGCTGGATGTCCTGCTCGCCATCCTGGAACAGCCGCGCCAGCCTTTGGCGCGTCGCATCGGCGCCGGCGAGGTGCTGGCGCTGCGCGGTGATCCACGCATCGACACCTTCGCCCCGGACATGATCGACATTCCCGCGGCGCGGGTGCACATCGGCCTGGACCCAGGCGCGGTGGCGCAGGTGATGGACCAGTTCGACGGGCTGGGCCTGGACCGCAGCTGGATCGAAAAGGAGACCCCGCGCCATGCGGTCGAGCTGGCGGCGTTCCGCATCGCCCGCTTCCCGGTGACGCACCAGGAGTATCGCCAGTTCCTGCTCGACAGCGGTCATGCCGGCATCCCCGACGGCTGGGCCTTCGGCCGTTACCCACGACACCATGCCAACCACCCGGTGTACAGCGTCTCGGCCAGCGATGCCGATGCCTATGCCCGCTGGCTCAGCGAGCGTACCGGCCGGCGCTTCGCCCTGCCCACGGAGGCGCAGTGGGAGTATGCCGCCGCCGGTGCCGAAGGGCGCCAGTTCCCCTGGGGCGACGCCTACCAGGTCGAGCACGCCAACACTGCCGAGCTGGGCTACCTGGACAGCACGCCGGTCGGTGTGTTCATCGATGCGGCCTCGCCGTTCGGCGTGCTGGACATGGCCGGCAACGTGGAGGAGTACGTTGCCGAGGACTACCAGCCTTACCCCGGTGGCCCCCGCATCGAGGACGACCTGGTGCTCGATGTTGGCACCCACCGCGTGGCCCGTGGTGGCAGCTTCACCCGTTTCCGCGACCTGGCGCGTACCGCGCGCCGCCACGGGCGTTACCCGCGACCGATCTACGTTATGGGTTTGCGCCTGGTTGAAAACCACAACTGA
- a CDS encoding cyclopropane-fatty-acyl-phospholipid synthase family protein, with product MSKQASDFMPQGDYRKALDTSFVHRYSHGEDEWSWDVGMIQAAQAFLERLDPQGDQHVLDIGVGRGRDASTFILAGHRVTGLDIVENSSWPLLRKRWGDRLDLVNKAMQDWQPAPGTVFDAALDNGCFHHQHPDEWGPYLAHVRRLLRPGALVGLNVFGVDDAHPEAGWREMDNQRQGYFFTDDGIRQTLEAHGFTWQGLEVIERQHGEARYLLALVRT from the coding sequence ATGAGCAAGCAAGCAAGCGACTTCATGCCCCAGGGCGACTACCGCAAGGCCCTCGACACCTCGTTCGTGCACCGCTACAGCCATGGCGAGGACGAGTGGTCGTGGGATGTCGGCATGATCCAGGCGGCCCAGGCCTTCCTTGAACGGCTCGACCCGCAGGGCGACCAGCATGTGCTGGATATCGGCGTGGGTCGCGGCCGCGACGCCTCCACCTTTATCCTCGCCGGGCACCGCGTCACCGGGCTGGATATCGTCGAGAACTCCAGCTGGCCGTTGCTGCGCAAGCGTTGGGGCGATCGCCTGGACCTGGTGAACAAGGCCATGCAGGACTGGCAACCGGCGCCGGGAACGGTGTTCGACGCGGCCCTGGACAACGGCTGCTTCCACCACCAGCACCCGGATGAATGGGGCCCTTACCTGGCCCATGTGCGCCGGCTGCTGCGCCCCGGCGCCTTGGTGGGGCTGAACGTGTTCGGGGTTGATGATGCCCACCCCGAGGCGGGGTGGCGGGAAATGGACAACCAGCGCCAGGGCTATTTCTTCACCGACGATGGCATCCGCCAGACACTGGAGGCCCACGGCTTCACCTGGCAGGGCCTGGAGGTGATCGAGCGTCAGCATGGCGAGGCCCGCTATCTGCTGGCGCTGGTCCGCACGTGA